The Labeo rohita strain BAU-BD-2019 chromosome 19, IGBB_LRoh.1.0, whole genome shotgun sequence genome window below encodes:
- the LOC127182274 gene encoding serine/threonine-protein kinase pim-3, which produces MAYIRVPDHPKVVPMEIGLTLMANKSPRSPQIIKLLDWEDNEDHYIMVMERPMPCVDLKSFVKLHGESLDEGTARKVMRQVIKAANVCITRGVFHRDIKMENLLVNQNTMAVKLIDFGCGAQMKKSGYEVFSGTKAYCPPEVTVNGRYHAKPTTVWSLGILLFMMACGYYPTGYDLELISKRRWTRPGLSQECCQMISSCLQSDPQQRIDLEKMHLHDWFKVME; this is translated from the exons ATGGCATACATCAGAGTG CCTGATCATCCCAAAGTTGTCCCCATGGAAATAGGCCTGACACTCATGGCCAATAAGAGCCCCAGAAGTCCTCAGATCATAAAGCTTCTGGACTGGGAGGACAACGAAGACCATTACATCATGGTCATGGAGCGGCCCATGCCCTGCGTGGACTTGAAAAGCTTTGTAAAGCTCCACGGAGAGAGTCTTGATGAGGGGACAGCACGAAAGGTCATGCGGCAGGTCATCAAAGCTGCTAATGTTTGCATCACACGTGGTGTCTTTCATCGGGACATCAAGATGGAGAACCTACTGGTGAACCAGAACACCATGGCGGTGAAACTGATTGACTTCGGGTGTGGTGCGCAAATGAAGAAATCTGGCTACGAAGTCTTTAGTG GCACAAAAGCATACTGTCCACCAGAGGTCACCGTGAACGGGAGATACCACGCAAAGCCGACAACAGTGTGGTCGCTAGGGATCCTCCTGTTCATGATGGCATGTGGATATTATCCCACAGGCTACGACCTGGAACTGATCAGTAAGAGGAGATGGACCAGACCTGGCCTGTCACAAG AATGCTGCCAGATGATTTCTTCATGTCTGCAGTCTGATCCACAGCAGAGGATCGACCTGGAGAAGATGCATCTCCATGACTGGTTTAAG gTCATGGAGTAA